A stretch of DNA from Streptomyces rubradiris:
GCGCCGAGGCCATCAAGGCCATCCCGGTGAGGCACTACGGACGGTACGTCACCGCCGTCATCGCGATCGCGGTCCTCGTCGCGATCATCAACGCGTTCGCCCAGGGCAAGATCAACTGGCACGCGATACCCGACTACTTCTTCGACGACCGGATCATGACCGGCGTCGGCAAGACCCTCCTGCTGACGGTCCTGTCGATGCTGATCGGCATCGTCGGCGGCATCATCCTGGCGGTGATGCGGCTGTCGAAGAACCCGGTGACCTCGGCGATCGCCTGGTTCTACATCTGGTTCTTCCGCGGCACCCCGGTCCTGGTCCAGCTGTTCCTCTGGTTCAACCTGGGCCTGGTCTTCGAGTACATCAACCTGATGCCGATCTACAAGGACTACTGGTCGAGCTTCATGACGCCGCTGCTGACGGCGCTGCTCGGCCTGGGTCTGAACGAGGCGGCGTACATGGCCGAGATCTGCCGGGCCGGCCTGCTCGCGGTGGACGAGGGCCAGACCGAGGCGGCCCACGCGCTCGGCATGAGCCACGGCAAGACCCTGCGCCGGGTGGTGATCCCGCAGGCGATGCGGGTGATCGTGCCGCCGACGGGCAACGAAGTGATCAACATGCTGAAGACGACCTCGCTCGTGGCGCAGGTCCAGTTCGCGGAACTCTTCCGCTACGCCCAGGACATCGGCCAGAACTCCGGCGCCCCGGTGGAGATGTACTTCCTCGCCGCGGCCTGGTACCTGATCATGACCTCGGTGCTGAGCGTGGGCCAGTACTACCTGGAGCGGTACTACGCCCGCGGCTCCAGCCGCACCCTCCCCCCGACCCCGTGGCAGAAGGTGAAGAAGAATCTGACGACCTTCTCCAGCAGGAAGGTCACGGCATGACCGACAAGCTGAGCAAGAAGCAGGACACCCGGCCGCGGGACGCGGTCCCCATGGTCAAGGCGGAGGGCGTGCACAAGTCCTTCGGCCAGGTCGAGGTGCTCAAGGGCATCGACCTGGAGGTGAAGCCGGGCGAGGTGTTCTGCCTGATCGGCCCCTCCGGCTCCGGAAAGTCGACCTTCCTGCGCTGCATCAACCACCTGGAGAAGATCAACGCCGGGCGGCTGTACGTCGACGGCGAGCTGGTCGGCTACCGCCAGCAGGGCGACAAGCTGTACGAGCTGCGGGACCGCGAGGTCGCCATGAAGCGGCGCGACATCGGCATGGTCTTCCAGCGCTTCAACCTGTTCCCGCACATGACGGCCGTGGAGAACGTCATGGAGGCGCCGGTCCAGGTGAAGGGCGCAAGCCGCGGCGAGGCCCGGGAGCGGGCCATGCGGCTGCTGGAGCGCGTGGGCCTGGCCGACCGGGCCGGGCACTACCCCTCCCAGCTCTCCGGTGGCCAGCAGCAGCGGGTGGCGATCGCCCGGGCGCTGGCGATGGAGCCGAAGCTGATGCTGTTCGACGAGCCGACCTCGGCCCTGGACCCGGAGCTGGTCGGTGACGTCCTGGACGTCATGCGGGACCTCGCCGAGTCCGGCATGACCATGGTCGTCGTGACCCACGAGATGGGCTTCGCCCGCGAGGTGGGCGACAGCCTGGTCTTCATGGACGGCGGCGTGGTGGTCGAATCCGGCCACCCCAGGGACGTGCTGACCAACCCGCGGCACGAGCGGACGCAGTCGTTCCTGTCCAAGGTCCTGTGACCCGCGCGTGCGTGGCGGTACGGGCCATCCGTACCGCCACGCACGCCTGCCCGCCTACCTCAGCGCGAGCAGCAGCGTGTCCGACGGGGAGCACCACACCGGCCGGACCTCGGCGAACCCCTTCTCGCGCAGCACGCGCGCGTGCCACTGGGCCGAGGGCATGTCCCCGTCCGCGTGCTCGCCGTAGATCTCGAAGCGGCGGGCGGTCGGCTCGGCGAGGACCGGGTCCTGCGCCGCCAGCTGCCACCAGTCGGCCCAGTCCAGGGCGCCGTCCCGCTTGGCCTGTTCCATGCGGGCGTGCCGCTGGGCGCGCTCGGCCGCGTTGATCCGGGGCGTGGTCTCGTCGATCATGTGGTCCGCGTTCATGAAGACACCGCCGTCACGGACCAGTCCCGCGATCCGGCCGTAGAGGGCCGCGAGGGGTTCGGCGTGCAGCCAGTGCAGGGCGGTCGCGGTGAGCACCGCGTCGTAGGAGTCGTACGGCAGCCTGGCCGTCCAGTCGGGGTCCTTGAGGTCGGCGGTGACGAGCCGGACGCGGTCGTCGCCGTCGAAGGTGCCGTGCGCGATGGCGAGCAGCGCCGGGTCCAGGTCGACGCCGGTGCTGGTGGCGTCGGGGAAGCGGCTCAGCAGCCGGGCGGTGATGCTGCCGGTGCCGCAGGCCAGGTCCAGCACGCGGGGTGCCGTGCCCACCAGCGCCTCGACCATGTCGAGCATGATCCGGAAGCGTTCCTCGCGGTCCGGCATGTACCACTCCTGCTGCCGGTCCCAGCTCTCCTGCCAGGCCGCCCAGTCGGTTCCGGTACTCGTCGTCGTCATGAAATCCGACTCCCCTCATCCCGCGTAATACCCTGGAAGCACGACCGGCTCTTACCCGACCGCAGATCCGACCCTAAGACGCCCGCGTAAGGACTACAAGTGGAACTGGCCTATTACTCGGACTACGCCGTACGTCTCGTCAACAGCGAGGAGCCGGTCCGGGGCAAGGACACCCTGACCACGGTCGAGGCCGTCCGCGAGCTCTTCGGCGTCAACGCGTCGGCCGCCCGCCGCGCCACGGACGCCGACGTGACCCGCTTCCGCTCGGTCCGGGCGCGGCTGCGCGCGGTCTTCGAGGCCGCCGACCAGGGCGACGAGACCCTGGCCGTGGACCTGCTGAACTCACTGCTGCTGGAGTTCCCGGTCAGCCCGCAGATCTCCGGGCACGACCACCGGGACGACGACGGCCGGCCGCTGTGGCACATGCACCTGGCCGACCATCCCTCCAACGCCACCGCCGGCTACGCGGCGATCGCGGCGATGGGCCTCGCCTTCCACCTCACCGAGTACGGCGTCGACCGCCTCGGCCTGTGCCAGGCGCACCCGTGCCGCAACGCCTACCTGGACACCTCCACCAACCGCTCCCGCCGCTACTGCTCGGACCGCTGCGCCACCCGCGCCAACGTGGCCGCCTACCGGGCCCGCAAACGCCTGGAGGCCGACCGGTCGGGCAGCAGCGGCCGGACCGCCGAGAGCGCCCAGCGCACCACCGCGAGCGGCGACCGCTGACCGGCCCCGGCCGGCCGGAACCGCAACAGCGCCTTGCCCAGGATCAGTTCCTCGGGCACCACCCCGTAGTCCGTGCTGTCCCCGCCCGCGTACGGGTTGTCCCCGAGCACCCACCAGCCGCCGTCGCGCCGCTCCACCGCCCGCTTGACCACCAGCAGGTCCTGCTGGAAGGGATGGCGCAGGACCACCACGTCACCGGGCCGCACCACGCCCCCGTACCGGACCAGCAGCCGGTCCCCGTGGTGCAGCGTGGGCACCATGGACGGGCCGGTCACCTCCGCCAGCCCGAAGGGCGCCGCTCCCCTCCCCCGCTCGGTCTCCTGCGACAGTTCCGGCATCCCCGGCACCTCCCCGGTCCGTTCCTCCACCAGTCTCAGTCTCACCCTGGACTTTTGTCCTAAGCCCTAGGGGGCAGCCGAGAAATCGCGTTCCTCAGGGAGTAATGTCGCACCTGAGAAGACGATCACGAGGAAGGAATGCTCCATGCTTTCCCGCCTGTTTGCCCCCAAGGTCAAGGTCAGCGCCCACTGCGACCTGCCCTGCGGCGTGTACGACCCGGCCCAGGCCCGCATCGAGGCGGAGTCGGTGAAGGCCGTCCAGGAGAAGATGGCCGGCAACGACGACCCCCACTTCCAGGCTCGCGCCACCGTCATCAAGGAGCAGCGCGCGGAGCTCGCGAAGCACCACGTCTCCGTCCTGTGGAGCGACTACTTCAAGGCGCCGCACTTCGAGAAGTACCCGGAGCTGCACCAGCTGGTCAACGACACCCTGAAGGCCCTCTCGGCCGCCAAGGCGTCCACCGACCCGGCGACGGGCCAGAAGGCTCTGGACTACATCGAGCAGATCGCCAAGATCTTCTGGGAGACCAAGCAGGCCTGACCGCCTGAGCACCTCCTGTCCGCACCCGGCCCGCGGACCCGCGCCCACCACGGCGCACCGCGGACCGGGTGCGGTTTCTTCTCCCAGGTGGCCCCCGACGCGGCTGTGGGAGGCTGGGCGGGTGACCGTACTGGAGGATCTGAGGCGCCTGCGGCGCGTGCGTGACCGCATGGACCGGGAGTACGCCGAACCGCTCGACATGACCGAGCTGGCCCGCGACGCCCTGATGTCCCCGGGCCACTTCCAGCGCAGCTTCCGCAAGGCGTTCGGCGAGACCCCGTACGGCTATCTCATGACCCGCCGGATCGAGCGGGCCAAGACCCTGCTGCGCCGGGGCGACCTCACCGTGACCGAGGTGTGCCTCGCCGTCGGCTGCACCTCCCTCGGCTCCTTCAGTTCCCGCTTCACCGAGCTGGTCGGCGAGACGCCGAGCGCCTACCGGGCCCGCGACCACGAGGACAGCGCCGTGATCCCGCCGTGCGTGGCCCGCAGGCTGACCCGGCCGCGCCGCCGCCCGTACTGAGGCGCGGGGTGCCGAACGGATCTAGGGTGAGCCCATGGACGTGAAACTCGCGCAGTGTTTCCTCGCGGTGGACGACCATGACAAGGCCATCGCCTTCTACCGCGATGTGCTGGGCATGGAGATCCGCAACGACGTGGGCTTCGAGGGGATGCGCTGGGTGACCGTGGGCTCCCCGCTCCAGCCGGACGTGGAGATCGTGCTGGAGCCGCCGGACGCGAGCCCGGACGCCTCGCCCGCGGACAAACAGGCCCTCAACGAACTCCTCGCCAAGGGCCTGTTGCGCGGGGTCATCTTCACCACGCCCGACTGCGACGCGCTGTACGAGCGGGTGCGGGAGTCTGGCGCCGACGTCCTCCAGGAGCCGATGGACCAGCCGTACGGGGTCCGGGACTGCGCCTTCCGGGACCCGGCGGGCAATCAGCTCCGCTTCCTCGAACGCCCGGCGCCCTGACGCGGTCGGCCGGGCAGTGGGCCGGCCGGGCAGTGGGCCGGCCGGTTCAGGCCCAGGGCTCCACGTCCACCACGGCCTCGGCCGGCAGGGGCCCGTACAGGTGCGGGAACTCCTCGCCGCCCGGCTCGGCGGACTCGTAGCGCACCGGTGCCCCGGCCTTGGCCGGGTCCACGACCAGGACGACCAGTTCGTCCGGCCCGTCGTAGCCGCCGTAGAGGAACGCGGCGACGCGCGGGAGCTGCTCGCGGCTGGAGAAGTGGATGAAACCCTCCTCCTGGAGGGTGCGGCCCCGGGTGGACAGCTCATAGGCACCGCGCTCACGCGCCGCCTCCCACAGCGAGCGTTCGGTGATGTGCAGGATGTACGGCAGTTTCGGCATCCATCCACGCTACGGCGTCCCCGGCGGCTCAGGCGCCCTCATCGCAACCGCCGCCCAGGACAGGGGCGGTGCGCGGCGGCCCCGCACACTGTGGGGGTGTGCGGGGCCCCTGGCCGGAGTCTCCGTCGGCCGTGCGGGGTCAGGAGCCGCACGGGCCCGGAGCCTCCGGGTCCTCCTCGGCCGCCGGCGGCGTTCAGCTGCTGCGCCGGGTGACGAACTCGGCGAGCGCCAGCAGGCCGCCCGCCGCCTCCGGGTCGGGGACCGCGCGGGCCAGTTCCTGCATGGCCCTGGCCATCCGGTCGGCCGCCTCGGCCTGCGCCCAGTCCCGGCCGCCGGCCCGCTCCACCGCCAGTGCCGTCCGCGCGATCTCCCCGTCCTCCGCCTCCTCGGCGAGGTACGGCTTGCCGTACAGCGCGGCCAGCTCGGACGCCCCCGGCGTGCCGGAGGTGAGCGCCGCCACCACCGGCAGGGACTTCTTGCGGGCCGCGAGGTCCGCGCCGGCCGGCTTGCCGGTATGCCGCGGGTCTCCCCATATACCGATCACGTCGTCGATCAGCTGGAAGGCGAGCCCGGCCTGGCGGCCGAAGCCGTCCAGGGCGGCCACCTCCTCCGCACCGGCTCCCGCGTACAGCGCGCCGAGCGCGCACGCGCAGCCCAGCAGCGCGCCGGTCTTGGCCTCGGCCATGGCGAGCACCTCGTCCAGCGTCACCGCGTCCGGAGCGCGCTGCTCCAGGTCGGTGTCCGCGTGCTGCCCCTCGCACAGCTCCACCACACAGGACGCGAGCCGGGCCGCGGCCGGGACGGAGGCGGGGTGCGGGTCCTCGGCGAGCAGCCGCAGGGCCAGCGCCTGGAGGGCGTCCCCGGCGAGGATCGCGTCGGTGTCCCCGAACACGGTCCAGGCCGTCGGCCGGTGCCGGCGGGTGGTGTCCCGGTCCATCACGTCGTCGTGCAACAACGTGAAGTTGTGGACCAGTTCGACCGCTGCCGCGGCCCGGACCGCGGACGCCCGGGCCACCGGGCCGCCGAGCGCCGCTGCCGCCGCCAGCACGAGCGCCGGCCGGATCGCCTTGCCCGCGTTGCCCGCCGCCGGTGTGCCGTCGGCGTGCTGCCAGCCGAAGTGGTAGAGCCCGATCCGGCGCATGGCGTCGGGCAGCGACTCCACGGCCGCGCGCAGTTCCGGATAGACCAGGGTCCGGGTGCGCTCCAGTTGCGCCAGGGCCTCCTGCCCGTCGAGCGGAGCGGTGGCGGTCCCGGTGGTCTCCCGGGTCCTCCCGGCGGTGCCGGAACCCGGCACCGCCGGGGAACGCTCGTCGGTCTCCGTCATGTACTCGGCCATGCCTCCCCCTCGCCAGGTCCGCGCGAGCCGGTGCCACCGGACCGCCCGGACGCGTTCCCCGAGGGCCTACCCCTCCCGGCGGCCGGGAACACGGCCACTACGTGCGGAAACGTCACCCCCACCGGCCGATCTCGACGTTCTCCAGGACACCGAGCGCGTCGGGCACCAGCACGGCGGCCGAGTAGTAGGCCGTCACCAGGTATTTGATGATGGCCTGCTCGTTGATGCCCATGAACCTCACGGACAGGCTCGGCTCGATCTCGTCCGGGATGCCGGACTGCCGCAGCCCGATGACGCCCTGCTCGGACTCGCCGGTACGCATGGCGATGATGGAGGTCGTACGGGCCTCGCTGATCGGGATCTTGTTGCAGGGGTAGATCGGCACCCCGCGCCAGGTGGGGATGCGGTTGCCGCCGATGTCGATGGTCTCCGGGACCAGGCCCCGCTTGTTCAGCTCGCGGCCGAACGCGGCGATCGCGCGCGGGTGGGCCAGGAAGAGCTTCGTGCCCCGGCGGCGGCTGAGCAGCTCGTCCATGTCGTCCGGGCTCGGCGCGCCGTCGTGCGGCTGGATCCGCTGGTCGTACTCGCAGTTGCTGAGCAGGCCGAACTGCGGGTTGTTGACCAGCTCGTGCTCCTGACGCTCCTTCAACGCCTCGACCGTGAGCCGCAACTGCTGCTCGGTCTGGTTCATCGGCTGGTTGTAGAGGTCGGCCACGCGCGTGTGGATGCGCAGGACGGTCTGGGCGATGCTCAGTTCGTACTCGCGGGGCCGCGGCTCGTAGTCCACGAAGGTGTGCGGGATGTCGGGCTCGCCGGAGTGGCCGGCCGCCAGCTCGACCTCCTTCTCGCCGTACTTGTTGGTGCGCTGCCGGGGGATCGAGCGCAGCCCTTCGAGGTGGGCGCGCAGCGAGTCGGAGCGCTCGGCGACCTGCTGGAAGTCCTGGCGGCTGAGCACCAGCACGGTGGTCGCGGTGTGCGCGCGGACGGTGTACTCCCAGATCGCGTCCGGGTCGAGCAGCGCCTGGTCGCCGAAGTAGGCGCCGTCGGCCAGGACCTGGAGGACGGCGTCGTCGCCGTAGGGACCCGTGCCGATCTTCTCCACCCGGCCATGGGCGAGCAGGTACACCTCGTCGGTCCGGTGGCCGAAGTCGGCGATCACCTCGCCGGGCGCGACTTCGCGCTGGCGGCAGCGCCGGGCCAGTTCGGCCAGCACCTCCTCGTCCGCGTACGACCGCAGGGCCGGCAGTTCGCCCAGTTCGTTCGGGATGACCTCCACCTGGTCACCGGTCTTCACAAAGGTGATGCGGCCGTCGCCGACGGCGTAGGTCAGCCGTCGGTTCACCCGGTAGGTGCCGCCCTGGACGTCGACCCAGGGAAGCGTGCGCAGCAGCCAGCGGGAGCTGATCTCCTGCATCTGCGGAACGGACTTGGTGGTGGTGGCCAAGTTGCGCGCCGCCGCCGTCCCGAGGGACTGCTGCGGCCTGTCCTGATCGGTACGGACCTCTTCGCCTACCGACATAAAGAAACGCCCTCCCATGTATGCCCGGCGCCGCAGTGCACCGGGCACCGGTCTCGCGTCCGAGCCTCCCAGCACGAGATGTGTCCGCGCCATTACCCGAAAGAGCGGGAATGGATCATCGGATTAGTGGGCACAGGCAAGGATTCTGTCCAGGTCCGCACGGCATCGTTCGCTGTCCGGATCGGCTCGCACACCGTACGAACGATGTGTTCCGGGACGTCCGGTTTCGGTAGAAGCAGGCAGGACGTCCGGCCGGATCCGTGGCCGGACGGGCACGGCACGAAGGAGTCGGGCATGGCCTCACCCATGTCGGCGAGCGAATTCCTGGACGCGCTCCGGGCCGAGGGCGTCACGGT
This window harbors:
- a CDS encoding amino acid ABC transporter permease; its protein translation is MTDIDKTAGPKDTPPAGAEAIKAIPVRHYGRYVTAVIAIAVLVAIINAFAQGKINWHAIPDYFFDDRIMTGVGKTLLLTVLSMLIGIVGGIILAVMRLSKNPVTSAIAWFYIWFFRGTPVLVQLFLWFNLGLVFEYINLMPIYKDYWSSFMTPLLTALLGLGLNEAAYMAEICRAGLLAVDEGQTEAAHALGMSHGKTLRRVVIPQAMRVIVPPTGNEVINMLKTTSLVAQVQFAELFRYAQDIGQNSGAPVEMYFLAAAWYLIMTSVLSVGQYYLERYYARGSSRTLPPTPWQKVKKNLTTFSSRKVTA
- a CDS encoding amino acid ABC transporter ATP-binding protein, which translates into the protein MVKAEGVHKSFGQVEVLKGIDLEVKPGEVFCLIGPSGSGKSTFLRCINHLEKINAGRLYVDGELVGYRQQGDKLYELRDREVAMKRRDIGMVFQRFNLFPHMTAVENVMEAPVQVKGASRGEARERAMRLLERVGLADRAGHYPSQLSGGQQQRVAIARALAMEPKLMLFDEPTSALDPELVGDVLDVMRDLAESGMTMVVVTHEMGFAREVGDSLVFMDGGVVVESGHPRDVLTNPRHERTQSFLSKVL
- a CDS encoding class I SAM-dependent methyltransferase, yielding MTTTSTGTDWAAWQESWDRQQEWYMPDREERFRIMLDMVEALVGTAPRVLDLACGTGSITARLLSRFPDATSTGVDLDPALLAIAHGTFDGDDRVRLVTADLKDPDWTARLPYDSYDAVLTATALHWLHAEPLAALYGRIAGLVRDGGVFMNADHMIDETTPRINAAERAQRHARMEQAKRDGALDWADWWQLAAQDPVLAEPTARRFEIYGEHADGDMPSAQWHARVLREKGFAEVRPVWCSPSDTLLLALR
- a CDS encoding CGNR zinc finger domain-containing protein, producing the protein MELAYYSDYAVRLVNSEEPVRGKDTLTTVEAVRELFGVNASAARRATDADVTRFRSVRARLRAVFEAADQGDETLAVDLLNSLLLEFPVSPQISGHDHRDDDGRPLWHMHLADHPSNATAGYAAIAAMGLAFHLTEYGVDRLGLCQAHPCRNAYLDTSTNRSRRYCSDRCATRANVAAYRARKRLEADRSGSSGRTAESAQRTTASGDR
- the sodX gene encoding nickel-type superoxide dismutase maturation protease; its protein translation is MPELSQETERGRGAAPFGLAEVTGPSMVPTLHHGDRLLVRYGGVVRPGDVVVLRHPFQQDLLVVKRAVERRDGGWWVLGDNPYAGGDSTDYGVVPEELILGKALLRFRPAGAGQRSPLAVVRWALSAVRPLLPDRSASRRLRAR
- the sodN gene encoding superoxide dismutase, Ni translates to MLSRLFAPKVKVSAHCDLPCGVYDPAQARIEAESVKAVQEKMAGNDDPHFQARATVIKEQRAELAKHHVSVLWSDYFKAPHFEKYPELHQLVNDTLKALSAAKASTDPATGQKALDYIEQIAKIFWETKQA
- a CDS encoding helix-turn-helix transcriptional regulator; translated protein: MDREYAEPLDMTELARDALMSPGHFQRSFRKAFGETPYGYLMTRRIERAKTLLRRGDLTVTEVCLAVGCTSLGSFSSRFTELVGETPSAYRARDHEDSAVIPPCVARRLTRPRRRPY
- a CDS encoding VOC family protein encodes the protein MDVKLAQCFLAVDDHDKAIAFYRDVLGMEIRNDVGFEGMRWVTVGSPLQPDVEIVLEPPDASPDASPADKQALNELLAKGLLRGVIFTTPDCDALYERVRESGADVLQEPMDQPYGVRDCAFRDPAGNQLRFLERPAP
- a CDS encoding DUF952 domain-containing protein, which translates into the protein MPKLPYILHITERSLWEAARERGAYELSTRGRTLQEEGFIHFSSREQLPRVAAFLYGGYDGPDELVVLVVDPAKAGAPVRYESAEPGGEEFPHLYGPLPAEAVVDVEPWA
- a CDS encoding family 2 encapsulin nanocompartment cargo protein polyprenyl transferase, with amino-acid sequence MAEYMTETDERSPAVPGSGTAGRTRETTGTATAPLDGQEALAQLERTRTLVYPELRAAVESLPDAMRRIGLYHFGWQHADGTPAAGNAGKAIRPALVLAAAAALGGPVARASAVRAAAAVELVHNFTLLHDDVMDRDTTRRHRPTAWTVFGDTDAILAGDALQALALRLLAEDPHPASVPAAARLASCVVELCEGQHADTDLEQRAPDAVTLDEVLAMAEAKTGALLGCACALGALYAGAGAEEVAALDGFGRQAGLAFQLIDDVIGIWGDPRHTGKPAGADLAARKKSLPVVAALTSGTPGASELAALYGKPYLAEEAEDGEIARTALAVERAGGRDWAQAEAADRMARAMQELARAVPDPEAAGGLLALAEFVTRRSS
- a CDS encoding family 2B encapsulin nanocompartment shell protein; this translates as MSVGEEVRTDQDRPQQSLGTAAARNLATTTKSVPQMQEISSRWLLRTLPWVDVQGGTYRVNRRLTYAVGDGRITFVKTGDQVEVIPNELGELPALRSYADEEVLAELARRCRQREVAPGEVIADFGHRTDEVYLLAHGRVEKIGTGPYGDDAVLQVLADGAYFGDQALLDPDAIWEYTVRAHTATTVLVLSRQDFQQVAERSDSLRAHLEGLRSIPRQRTNKYGEKEVELAAGHSGEPDIPHTFVDYEPRPREYELSIAQTVLRIHTRVADLYNQPMNQTEQQLRLTVEALKERQEHELVNNPQFGLLSNCEYDQRIQPHDGAPSPDDMDELLSRRRGTKLFLAHPRAIAAFGRELNKRGLVPETIDIGGNRIPTWRGVPIYPCNKIPISEARTTSIIAMRTGESEQGVIGLRQSGIPDEIEPSLSVRFMGINEQAIIKYLVTAYYSAAVLVPDALGVLENVEIGRWG